In Arthrobacter ramosus, one DNA window encodes the following:
- a CDS encoding YgfZ/GcvT domain-containing protein yields the protein MTYKSPLLSRPGAVEGGGEDSGVAAHYGEPLREQRALAAGTAVVDLSYRGVVTVTGPDRLSWLNTLSSQQLTNLQPRVSSELLLLTIQGRIEFDARVVDDGETTWLLVEGAEAAPLAEWLDKMRFMLRVEVADVSADWAVVGSTKPVDAWSGRLVWEDPWPHIGVGGYSYSVVEESSHPGLERPWFEYLIPADELEAAVEGMALAGSLAAEALRIAAWRPRLGAETDEKTIPHELDLLRTSVHLSKGCYKGQETIARVHNLGHPPRRLVFLQLDGSQHTLPAPGSVVFAGERKVGTLTSVAQHFEMGAVGLALIKRSVDPQEVLTVLDGEEPYPAAQEVIVAPDAGQVVGRQTGFLKGPHR from the coding sequence ATGACTTACAAGAGCCCCCTATTGTCGCGCCCCGGAGCTGTAGAAGGCGGCGGCGAGGACTCCGGCGTCGCGGCCCACTACGGCGAACCCCTGCGGGAGCAGCGCGCACTCGCCGCCGGCACCGCCGTCGTCGATCTTTCTTACCGGGGCGTTGTCACCGTCACCGGCCCTGACCGCCTGAGCTGGCTCAACACTCTTTCCTCGCAGCAACTGACCAACCTCCAGCCGCGCGTCTCAAGCGAACTGCTGCTCCTCACCATCCAGGGCCGCATCGAATTCGACGCCCGCGTGGTGGACGACGGCGAGACCACTTGGCTGCTGGTCGAGGGCGCCGAGGCTGCCCCGCTGGCGGAGTGGCTCGACAAAATGCGGTTCATGTTGCGCGTCGAGGTGGCCGACGTGTCGGCCGATTGGGCCGTCGTCGGCTCCACCAAGCCCGTTGACGCCTGGTCCGGACGGCTCGTCTGGGAGGACCCGTGGCCGCACATCGGCGTCGGCGGCTATTCCTACAGCGTGGTGGAGGAAAGCTCCCATCCCGGCCTTGAGCGTCCCTGGTTCGAGTACCTCATTCCCGCGGACGAGCTTGAAGCGGCCGTTGAGGGCATGGCCCTCGCCGGCTCGTTGGCCGCGGAGGCGCTCCGCATTGCCGCCTGGCGTCCCCGGCTCGGCGCGGAGACGGACGAGAAGACCATTCCGCACGAGCTCGATCTCCTGCGGACCTCGGTCCACTTGTCCAAAGGCTGCTACAAAGGCCAGGAGACGATCGCCCGCGTCCACAACCTGGGACACCCGCCCCGGCGGCTCGTTTTCCTGCAATTGGACGGCTCGCAGCACACCCTCCCGGCGCCCGGCAGCGTCGTATTTGCCGGAGAGCGCAAGGTGGGTACGCTGACATCCGTGGCCCAGCATTTCGAAATGGGGGCCGTGGGACTGGCGCTTATCAAACGGTCTGTGGACCCGCAGGAAGTGCTGACCGTGCTGGACGGTGAGGAGCCTTATCCGGCCGCCCAGGAAGTAATCGTTGCGCCCGACGCCGGACAGGTCGTGGGGCGCCAGACTGGATTCCTGAAGGGACCCCATCGATGA
- a CDS encoding ankyrin repeat domain-containing protein — MSETTGAEAQATGADDEAIALAHTLFDAAREGNSEVLRSYLNAGAPAGMRTAAGDSLLMLAAYHGHAETVQLLLYHGADANGANDRGQTPLAGAVFKGCTEVARVLIDAGADPDAGAPTAREAARMFARTEILGLLG; from the coding sequence ATGAGCGAAACGACGGGCGCCGAAGCCCAAGCGACGGGTGCCGATGACGAGGCCATTGCTTTGGCGCACACTTTGTTCGACGCTGCCAGGGAAGGCAACTCGGAAGTCCTGCGCAGCTACCTCAACGCCGGCGCGCCGGCTGGAATGCGGACAGCCGCGGGCGACTCGCTCCTGATGCTGGCCGCATACCATGGCCACGCTGAAACCGTTCAGCTTCTGCTGTACCACGGTGCCGACGCAAACGGAGCGAATGACCGTGGCCAGACTCCGCTGGCCGGCGCAGTTTTCAAGGGTTGCACGGAGGTGGCCCGGGTGTTGATCGACGCCGGGGCCGATCCCGACGCCGGTGCGCCGACAGCGCGCGAGGCCGCCCGGATGTTTGCGCGCACGGAGATACTCGGACTGCTCGGATAG
- a CDS encoding PadR family transcriptional regulator, which translates to MARAALTPLGVAALALLVEAPMHPYEMYQLLMARHEDRLVKVRPGTLYHAVGRLEEAGLVESTGIDRAGNRPERTTYRITATGREALTERLQNMLAEPVDEYPVFPHAIAEAHNLPSGVVLELLDHRVANLENQLDFLVRGEEAVAAKGVEPKFWIDVKYQQTMLRTEIDWIRSFQNDLRSGQLPW; encoded by the coding sequence ATGGCACGAGCCGCACTGACTCCACTTGGCGTCGCTGCATTGGCCCTCCTTGTCGAGGCGCCGATGCATCCATACGAGATGTACCAGCTCCTGATGGCCCGCCACGAGGACCGCTTGGTCAAAGTCCGGCCAGGTACGCTCTACCACGCAGTCGGTCGCCTCGAAGAGGCAGGTTTGGTCGAGTCCACAGGTATTGACCGTGCCGGCAACCGACCCGAGCGCACCACTTACCGAATCACGGCAACCGGCAGGGAAGCGCTGACCGAGCGCCTCCAGAACATGCTGGCGGAACCCGTGGACGAATACCCGGTCTTCCCCCACGCGATCGCCGAGGCACACAACCTGCCGTCCGGCGTCGTACTCGAACTCCTCGACCACCGCGTGGCGAACCTGGAAAACCAGCTCGACTTCCTGGTCCGCGGTGAAGAAGCTGTCGCTGCAAAAGGCGTCGAGCCCAAGTTCTGGATCGACGTCAAGTACCAACAAACCATGCTGCGGACGGAAATCGACTGGATACGCAGCTTCCAAAATGATCTCCGCAGCGGGCAGTTGCCATGGTGA
- a CDS encoding DHA2 family efflux MFS transporter permease subunit, with protein MEHVAKPWPALWSLVVGFFMILIDTTIVSVANPRIMEGLHTDINAVIWVTSAYLLAYAVPLLITGRLGDRFGPKNLYLIGLVVFTLASLWCGLSGDIGMLIAARVVQGIGAAMMTPQTMAVITRIFPPDHRGAAMGLWGATAGMAILVGPILGGVLVDGLGWQWIFFVNVPIGVVAFVLVTRLVPKLTTHSHKFDVLGVLLSAAGMFLLVFGIQEGQSYKWGTVTGPITVWGLIITGLVVLAVFVLWQWLLERRGGEPLLPLGLFKDRNFSLGNTTIMAMGFTITAFPLPTIFYYQVVRGLSPTQSALLMIPMAVISGALAPFVGKLIDRINPRWFAAFGLVCLSCALFWTSTLLKPDTPIWMFLLPSALQGVANGFIWGPVSNATTRNLPPRSAGAGSGVFNTTRQIGAVLGSAAIAALIQSRLAAELPAAPPGAAPAGEGGFTGKLPEFLHDGFSTAMSQSVLLPAFAILLGAVAALLFGKPKAVQGWGSPAAAATSEAGSPADSSQGRR; from the coding sequence ATGGAACACGTAGCTAAACCGTGGCCCGCACTGTGGTCCCTCGTGGTCGGGTTCTTCATGATCCTGATCGACACCACCATTGTTTCCGTGGCGAACCCACGGATCATGGAGGGCCTGCATACCGATATCAACGCCGTCATCTGGGTGACGAGCGCCTACCTCCTCGCCTACGCCGTGCCGTTGCTGATCACCGGAAGGCTCGGTGACCGCTTCGGGCCCAAGAACCTCTACCTGATCGGCCTCGTGGTCTTCACCCTGGCTTCGCTGTGGTGCGGCCTCTCGGGCGATATCGGCATGCTGATCGCGGCCCGGGTGGTTCAGGGCATCGGCGCGGCCATGATGACGCCTCAAACCATGGCCGTCATCACCCGGATCTTCCCGCCGGACCACCGCGGCGCGGCCATGGGCCTCTGGGGAGCCACGGCCGGCATGGCCATCCTTGTCGGCCCGATCCTCGGCGGCGTATTGGTTGACGGCCTCGGCTGGCAGTGGATCTTCTTCGTCAACGTTCCCATCGGCGTCGTTGCCTTCGTCCTCGTGACCCGGCTGGTACCGAAGCTGACCACGCACAGCCACAAGTTCGACGTCCTGGGTGTGCTGCTGTCCGCAGCAGGCATGTTCCTGCTGGTGTTCGGCATCCAGGAAGGCCAAAGCTACAAGTGGGGCACCGTCACCGGGCCCATTACCGTGTGGGGACTGATCATCACCGGGCTCGTCGTCCTTGCCGTGTTCGTGTTGTGGCAGTGGCTCCTGGAGCGCCGCGGCGGCGAACCCCTGCTGCCGTTGGGCCTGTTCAAGGACCGCAACTTCTCCTTGGGCAATACCACCATCATGGCGATGGGCTTCACCATCACAGCGTTCCCGTTGCCCACTATTTTCTACTACCAGGTAGTCCGCGGGTTGTCCCCGACGCAGTCCGCGTTGCTCATGATCCCTATGGCTGTGATCTCCGGTGCGCTCGCGCCTTTCGTTGGCAAGCTGATCGACCGCATCAACCCTCGCTGGTTCGCCGCCTTCGGCCTCGTCTGCCTGTCCTGCGCACTCTTCTGGACCTCGACCCTCCTGAAGCCGGACACCCCCATTTGGATGTTCCTGCTGCCCAGCGCGCTCCAGGGTGTGGCCAACGGCTTCATTTGGGGCCCGGTCTCCAACGCGACTACCCGCAACCTCCCGCCGCGTTCGGCCGGCGCCGGTTCCGGTGTCTTCAACACGACGCGCCAGATCGGTGCGGTGCTGGGATCGGCCGCGATTGCTGCCTTGATCCAGTCCCGGCTCGCGGCCGAGTTGCCCGCGGCCCCGCCAGGTGCCGCCCCGGCAGGCGAAGGCGGATTCACGGGGAAGTTGCCTGAATTCCTGCATGACGGCTTCTCGACGGCGATGAGCCAGTCGGTCCTGCTGCCGGCCTTTGCGATTCTGCTGGGCGCAGTAGCGGCGTTGTTGTTCGGCAAACCCAAAGCCGTCCAGGGTTGGGGTTCCCCGGCTGCCGCAGCCACGTCCGAGGCAGGTTCCCCGGCGGACAGCAGCCAGGGAAGGCGTTAG
- a CDS encoding GNAT family N-acetyltransferase, whose amino-acid sequence MELDAGSAEIVLLAWARHLGFDDDAFSFVSGSPAARNGERLVREDEDAESITFVRLFGRSALVAPAWAAAAAVELSDDQLSEHSALLRISREHGGHGLGTSALLFADDLPLFQPGGEVTVSHGHPEAIELEGRCPPDDVNEVHLSRMDHHFTVMDGNEPDRKPVACGAYAEWQGILADMGVLVPPELRRQGLGTLAASIAAHEALASGLTLQWRTALDNRGSMALARRLGFVDGGIQTSVLLR is encoded by the coding sequence ATGGAACTTGATGCGGGCTCGGCGGAAATTGTGCTGCTGGCCTGGGCCCGACATTTAGGGTTCGACGACGACGCCTTCAGTTTCGTCTCCGGCTCACCTGCTGCCCGCAACGGGGAGCGGTTGGTCCGGGAAGACGAAGACGCCGAATCCATTACGTTCGTGAGGCTCTTCGGCCGCTCCGCATTAGTAGCTCCGGCATGGGCGGCGGCCGCCGCCGTCGAGCTCTCGGACGATCAACTGAGCGAGCATTCCGCACTGTTGCGGATCAGTCGCGAACACGGTGGCCACGGGCTCGGGACGTCGGCGCTGCTGTTCGCCGACGACCTTCCCCTTTTCCAGCCGGGCGGCGAAGTCACCGTCTCCCACGGTCATCCCGAGGCGATCGAGTTGGAGGGCAGATGCCCTCCGGACGACGTCAACGAAGTCCACCTCTCAAGGATGGACCACCATTTCACCGTGATGGATGGCAACGAACCGGACCGCAAACCGGTGGCCTGCGGCGCCTATGCGGAGTGGCAGGGGATCCTCGCGGACATGGGCGTCCTGGTGCCGCCGGAATTGCGTCGGCAAGGGCTCGGAACCCTGGCTGCCTCGATCGCCGCCCACGAGGCACTAGCCTCCGGCCTGACGCTGCAATGGCGGACCGCGCTGGACAACCGGGGATCCATGGCCTTGGCCCGAAGGCTGGGATTCGTCGACGGCGGCATCCAGACTTCCGTGCTGCTCCGCTAA
- a CDS encoding ATP-dependent 6-phosphofructokinase produces MKIGILTSGGDCPGLNAVIRGAVLKGIAIHGQEFVGFRDGWRGVVEGDVIDIPRTMVRGIAKQGGTILGTSRTNPFENGGGPDVIKAHMDRLGIDAIIAIGGEGTLAAAKRLTDAGLKIVGVPKTVDNDLDATDYTFGFDTAVQIATEAIDRLRTTGESHHRCMIAEVMGRHVGWIALHAGMAAGAHAILIPEQKVSIEQITEWVQEAHDRGRAPLIVVAEGFVPDHMEAPHSERGLDTFGRPRLGGIADQLAPEIEARTGIETRATILGHIQRGGVPSAFDRVLATRLGMAAIDSVVEGRWGTMVALKGTDIEHVGFEAALGKLKTVPQNRYDEAAVLFG; encoded by the coding sequence ATGAAAATTGGAATCCTTACCAGCGGTGGCGACTGCCCCGGACTTAACGCCGTCATCCGCGGCGCCGTCCTCAAGGGAATTGCCATTCACGGCCAGGAATTCGTCGGTTTCCGGGACGGTTGGCGAGGCGTCGTGGAGGGCGATGTCATCGACATTCCCCGCACCATGGTCCGCGGTATCGCCAAGCAGGGTGGAACCATCCTCGGCACGTCCCGCACCAACCCGTTCGAGAACGGCGGCGGGCCGGATGTCATCAAGGCCCACATGGACCGCCTCGGTATCGATGCCATCATTGCCATCGGCGGCGAAGGCACCCTGGCCGCCGCGAAGCGCCTTACCGACGCCGGCTTGAAGATCGTGGGCGTCCCCAAGACTGTGGACAACGACCTCGACGCCACCGACTACACCTTCGGTTTCGACACCGCCGTCCAGATCGCCACTGAGGCCATCGACCGGCTGCGCACCACCGGAGAGTCCCACCACCGCTGCATGATCGCCGAGGTCATGGGCCGCCACGTGGGCTGGATCGCCCTGCACGCGGGCATGGCCGCCGGCGCGCACGCCATCCTGATCCCCGAGCAGAAAGTCAGCATCGAGCAGATCACCGAGTGGGTCCAGGAGGCCCACGATCGTGGCCGTGCACCGTTGATCGTTGTTGCCGAGGGTTTTGTTCCCGACCACATGGAAGCCCCGCACTCCGAACGCGGCCTGGATACCTTCGGCCGGCCCCGCCTGGGTGGCATCGCGGACCAACTCGCTCCGGAAATCGAAGCCCGCACCGGCATCGAGACCCGCGCCACGATCCTCGGCCACATCCAGCGCGGCGGCGTCCCCTCGGCTTTCGACCGCGTCCTGGCCACCCGTTTGGGCATGGCAGCCATCGATTCCGTCGTGGAAGGCCGCTGGGGAACCATGGTGGCCCTCAAGGGCACGGACATCGAGCACGTGGGCTTCGAAGCTGCCCTCGGCAAGCTCAAGACCGTCCCCCAAAACCGCTACGACGAAGCCGCGGTGCTGTTCGGCTGA
- a CDS encoding PspC domain-containing protein — MNKFFSIVRGLGLKRGPQRLIGGVCGGIAAKLSVDVAYVRIGYLIFCLLPGPAVVIYVVAWLLLPNQSGTIALESFLTQRSQGKN; from the coding sequence ATGAACAAGTTCTTCAGCATCGTACGGGGCCTCGGCCTTAAGCGCGGTCCGCAGCGTTTGATCGGAGGGGTTTGCGGTGGCATTGCCGCCAAACTCAGTGTGGACGTGGCCTACGTCCGGATTGGCTACCTGATCTTCTGCCTGCTACCCGGACCCGCCGTCGTGATCTACGTGGTGGCATGGCTGCTGCTTCCCAACCAAAGCGGCACCATTGCGCTGGAATCTTTCCTCACCCAGCGTTCGCAAGGCAAGAACTAG
- a CDS encoding PspC domain-containing protein, translating into MNANSMNPEDSGQAAEPGQPAESSQPAGTGSPEEPAQPKAGPTGGAAPNYAVPAPPQNFFNWIRSQGIRRGRDRWMGGVASGIAHRFGIDPLIVRGIFIVLTLFAGIGILLYGVAWALLPEPDGRIHAQEAGAGRWSAGMTGALITTIIGLPSLGHGFWGWGWNGVPGVLWTLFWVGGIIYLVYFLVQRSKSRNGRQTMGTHNYTAAPGSPGGAGTQGSAGYPAAPYSAGPYSAGTYGSGAYAAGSYGTGGAGSYGTGGAATPSGPVNPAGPYPPAGVPNRPERPRRQGPGAAIVAVSAGAALLAGGTLKLLDAGNVIHLGDAANAVVWATGAAVLGLGILVAGLRGRTSGLLGFLAVATLVIGGIFNIAPSADHFRLQNAQWNPVSIDDARKGFDITGANGTVDLTKLNLSAPLGSDVVVPMDVTASNIKLLIPATVPVEVQADMTFANLKQDGNAVTQSNGGTRDSFNTDKPGAKLVVKLNGTFSNVTVQEGN; encoded by the coding sequence ATGAACGCGAACAGCATGAATCCCGAGGACTCCGGACAAGCAGCGGAGCCCGGACAACCTGCAGAATCCAGCCAGCCGGCCGGAACGGGCTCACCGGAAGAACCGGCCCAGCCAAAAGCCGGCCCCACCGGCGGCGCGGCACCGAACTACGCCGTTCCCGCTCCCCCGCAGAACTTCTTCAACTGGATCCGCAGCCAAGGCATCAGGCGAGGCCGGGACCGGTGGATGGGCGGCGTGGCCAGCGGCATCGCCCACCGCTTCGGCATCGATCCTTTGATCGTCCGCGGCATCTTCATCGTCCTCACCCTCTTCGCCGGCATCGGCATCCTGCTCTACGGCGTCGCCTGGGCCCTCCTGCCCGAACCCGATGGCCGCATCCACGCCCAGGAGGCCGGTGCAGGGCGTTGGTCCGCAGGCATGACCGGCGCCCTCATCACAACCATCATCGGATTGCCCAGCCTCGGCCACGGCTTCTGGGGATGGGGCTGGAACGGCGTTCCTGGAGTCCTGTGGACGCTGTTCTGGGTAGGCGGCATCATCTACCTGGTCTACTTCCTGGTCCAGCGCAGCAAATCCCGCAACGGAAGGCAGACCATGGGCACACACAACTACACGGCCGCTCCAGGTTCCCCTGGCGGGGCGGGCACCCAGGGCTCGGCAGGCTATCCAGCCGCCCCTTACAGCGCAGGTCCATATAGTGCCGGTACTTACGGCTCAGGTGCTTACGCGGCCGGTAGTTACGGGACCGGCGGAGCAGGTAGTTACGGGACCGGAGGGGCCGCAACCCCCTCGGGACCCGTCAATCCCGCGGGGCCCTACCCGCCGGCTGGCGTACCCAACCGCCCCGAGCGGCCGAGGCGGCAGGGACCGGGCGCGGCTATCGTTGCGGTCTCAGCGGGGGCAGCCCTGCTGGCCGGCGGAACGCTCAAACTGCTCGACGCCGGCAACGTCATCCACTTGGGCGACGCCGCCAACGCGGTGGTCTGGGCCACGGGCGCCGCAGTCCTCGGCCTTGGCATCCTCGTCGCGGGACTTCGTGGCCGCACATCGGGGCTGCTCGGCTTCCTGGCCGTTGCGACGCTGGTGATCGGGGGCATATTCAATATCGCCCCCAGCGCAGACCACTTCCGTCTCCAGAATGCCCAATGGAATCCGGTGAGCATCGACGATGCCCGCAAAGGCTTCGACATTACCGGGGCCAACGGGACCGTTGACTTGACCAAGCTGAACCTGAGCGCACCGCTGGGTTCCGACGTCGTGGTTCCGATGGACGTGACCGCAAGCAACATCAAGCTCCTCATCCCCGCGACCGTGCCGGTGGAGGTCCAAGCAGACATGACCTTCGCGAACCTCAAGCAGGACGGTAACGCCGTCACCCAAAGCAATGGTGGTACCCGGGACAGCTTCAACACGGACAAACCCGGCGCCAAGCTGGTCGTCAAACTTAACGGCACCTTCAGCAACGTTACCGTCCAGGAAGGAAACTGA
- a CDS encoding ATP-binding protein — MTTAIQRPPLVRSSDRVIAGVCSGLADHLGWPVKYIRLGMVLASFAGGAGLAFYAWLWVMVPTADESARRNSRRPVSPIAPAVSMPPSVSMPPEVPAPDGGARPLPLSTPAPVFASWFRIRRIQYGKEILLGAGLLLVAAILIARQFGVEVPLGTLIPAAAILGGAAIAWMQLDETRRAGLVDKTKADQAGGWIRLAAGLALVVAGVLVMVSGSGSWEQTWLALLASIAVLGGVALVLLPWGLKFWKDLETERAARVRETERAEIAAHLHDSVLQTLALIQRRAGSEQDVVRLARAQERELRTWLYRDAAKDAGLLAERIAAAAAEVEDAHGHAVDVVSVGDAAMTDRHEALVLAAREAMHNAARHGGGAVSVYLESSDTGSEVFVRDRGPGFDPDAVPEDRLGVKESIIGRMKRHGGTAVISSGSEGTEVRLKLPVEGADKAENRNGEAKA, encoded by the coding sequence ATGACAACCGCCATCCAACGCCCGCCGCTGGTCCGGAGCAGCGACCGGGTAATTGCCGGCGTGTGCAGCGGCCTGGCGGACCACCTTGGCTGGCCTGTGAAGTACATCCGGCTCGGTATGGTCCTTGCCTCGTTCGCCGGCGGCGCGGGCCTGGCCTTCTACGCCTGGCTGTGGGTCATGGTGCCCACCGCCGACGAAAGCGCCCGCCGCAATAGCCGCCGGCCGGTGTCGCCCATTGCTCCCGCGGTGAGCATGCCTCCCTCGGTCAGTATGCCTCCTGAAGTACCAGCGCCCGACGGCGGCGCGCGGCCACTGCCGCTGTCCACCCCGGCTCCCGTCTTCGCCTCCTGGTTCAGGATTCGGCGCATCCAGTACGGGAAAGAGATCCTCCTGGGAGCCGGCCTGCTCCTGGTGGCCGCCATCCTCATCGCCCGGCAGTTCGGCGTCGAGGTCCCTCTCGGCACGCTGATCCCGGCGGCAGCCATACTCGGCGGAGCGGCGATCGCGTGGATGCAGCTGGACGAGACGCGCCGGGCCGGACTGGTGGACAAGACCAAGGCGGACCAAGCCGGCGGCTGGATCCGCCTTGCTGCGGGCCTGGCCCTGGTGGTTGCCGGTGTGTTGGTCATGGTGTCCGGTTCCGGTTCATGGGAGCAGACATGGCTCGCGCTGCTGGCTTCCATCGCAGTGCTGGGCGGCGTCGCGCTGGTGCTGCTGCCGTGGGGCCTGAAGTTCTGGAAGGACCTTGAGACTGAGCGGGCGGCGCGGGTCCGCGAGACGGAGCGGGCGGAGATTGCCGCCCACTTGCACGACTCGGTACTCCAGACACTCGCCTTGATCCAGCGCCGGGCAGGTTCCGAGCAGGACGTGGTCCGCCTCGCCCGCGCCCAGGAGCGTGAACTGCGCACCTGGCTGTACCGGGACGCCGCCAAGGATGCAGGACTCCTGGCGGAGCGGATTGCCGCGGCCGCAGCCGAAGTGGAGGACGCCCACGGACACGCCGTCGACGTCGTCAGCGTGGGAGACGCCGCCATGACGGACAGGCACGAAGCCCTCGTCCTGGCGGCCCGGGAGGCCATGCACAATGCTGCCCGGCACGGCGGCGGAGCCGTGTCCGTCTATCTCGAGAGCTCGGACACGGGCAGCGAAGTTTTTGTCAGGGACCGCGGACCCGGCTTTGACCCGGATGCCGTCCCGGAAGACCGGCTCGGAGTCAAGGAATCAATCATCGGACGAATGAAACGCCACGGCGGCACTGCGGTCATCAGCAGTGGCTCCGAGGGCACGGAAGTCCGCCTGAAACTGCCCGTCGAGGGCGCCGACAAAGCAGAGAACCGAAACGGAGAAGCCAAAGCATGA
- a CDS encoding LuxR C-terminal-related transcriptional regulator: MNGTPDEIKPEQVVAGQVPRKVRVVIVDDHAIFRSGLKADLDSRIDVVGEAGTVEQAIAVIAEVHPEVVLLDVHLPGGLGGGGREVISASSPMRGNTSFLALSVSDAAEDVVAVIRAGARGYVTKTISGPEISDAVIRVADGDAVFSPRLAGFVLDAFGTSPAEIADDELDRLSARELEVMRLIARGYSYKEVAKELFISIKTVETHVSAVLRKLQLSSRHELTKWAAERRLL; encoded by the coding sequence ATGAACGGCACCCCAGATGAGATCAAGCCGGAGCAGGTCGTAGCCGGGCAAGTGCCGCGGAAGGTTCGCGTGGTGATCGTGGACGATCATGCCATCTTCCGGTCCGGGCTGAAGGCCGACCTCGATTCCAGGATCGACGTCGTGGGCGAAGCCGGAACAGTGGAACAAGCCATCGCCGTGATTGCCGAGGTTCACCCGGAAGTGGTGTTGCTTGACGTCCATTTGCCCGGCGGCCTTGGCGGTGGCGGGCGGGAGGTCATCAGCGCATCCTCTCCGATGCGCGGGAACACGAGCTTCCTGGCCTTGAGCGTCTCGGACGCCGCCGAGGACGTCGTCGCTGTCATTCGGGCCGGTGCCCGAGGCTATGTCACCAAGACCATTTCCGGTCCCGAGATCTCCGATGCCGTGATCCGTGTGGCCGACGGTGACGCCGTCTTCTCGCCGAGGCTTGCGGGATTTGTCCTGGACGCGTTCGGAACCTCCCCGGCCGAGATCGCCGACGACGAATTGGACCGGCTCTCCGCGAGGGAACTGGAAGTCATGCGCCTCATCGCCCGGGGCTACAGCTACAAGGAGGTGGCCAAGGAACTGTTCATTTCCATCAAGACCGTGGAAACCCACGTCTCCGCGGTGCTCCGCAAACTCCAGCTCTCCAGCCGCCACGAACTGACCAAGTGGGCCGCCGAGCGCCGCCTCCTCTGA
- a CDS encoding pyridoxal phosphate-dependent aminotransferase, whose product MSAGIPAARISQRISAIAESATLAVDAKAKALKAAGRPVIGFGAGEPDFPTPDYIVKAAVEAAAQPKYHRYSPAAGLPELKQAIADKTFRDSGYKVDASQVMVTNGGKQAVYNTFATLVDPGDEVIIPTPFWTTYPEAIRLAGGVPVEVFAGPEQGYLVTVEQLEAAVTDKTKILLFVSPSNPTGAVYSAEQVAEIGKWAAAKGLWVVTDEIYEHLTYDGVPFTSIATAAPELGDKVVILNGVAKTYAMTGWRVGWMIGPSDVIKAATNLQSHATSNVSNIMQIAALAAVSGPLTAVDEMKVAFDRRRKAIVAGLNAIEGVECPTPTGAFYVYADVRGLLGKEFPTSNGPVRPSTSAELASLILDEVEVAVVPGEAFGPSGFVRLSYALGDDDLAEGVRRLQEFLGQAK is encoded by the coding sequence ATGTCTGCCGGAATACCAGCCGCCCGCATTTCACAGCGAATTTCCGCCATCGCCGAATCCGCCACCCTTGCCGTTGACGCCAAGGCCAAGGCGCTCAAGGCAGCGGGTCGCCCCGTGATCGGCTTCGGCGCCGGGGAGCCCGACTTCCCGACACCCGACTACATCGTCAAGGCCGCCGTCGAGGCCGCCGCCCAGCCGAAGTACCACCGCTACTCCCCTGCCGCCGGCCTGCCGGAGCTGAAGCAGGCTATCGCGGACAAGACGTTCCGCGATTCGGGCTACAAGGTAGATGCGTCGCAGGTGATGGTCACCAATGGCGGCAAGCAGGCTGTCTACAACACCTTCGCCACACTTGTTGATCCGGGCGACGAAGTAATCATCCCCACGCCTTTCTGGACCACCTACCCGGAGGCAATCCGCCTGGCCGGAGGCGTTCCCGTCGAGGTTTTCGCCGGCCCGGAACAGGGTTACCTGGTCACCGTGGAACAGCTCGAGGCCGCGGTCACCGACAAGACGAAGATCCTGCTTTTCGTTTCCCCGTCCAACCCGACCGGCGCCGTCTACAGCGCCGAACAGGTGGCAGAGATCGGAAAATGGGCGGCGGCCAAGGGCCTCTGGGTTGTCACTGACGAGATCTATGAGCATCTGACGTACGACGGCGTCCCCTTCACCTCGATCGCCACGGCAGCCCCCGAGCTCGGCGACAAGGTGGTCATCCTCAACGGTGTCGCCAAGACCTACGCCATGACCGGATGGCGAGTCGGATGGATGATCGGCCCGTCCGACGTCATCAAGGCCGCCACCAACCTCCAGTCGCACGCGACGTCGAACGTTTCCAACATCATGCAGATCGCAGCCCTGGCTGCCGTGTCCGGTCCGCTGACCGCCGTCGACGAAATGAAGGTCGCCTTCGACCGCCGCCGCAAGGCGATCGTCGCCGGACTGAACGCGATCGAGGGTGTGGAATGCCCGACGCCGACCGGCGCCTTCTACGTGTACGCCGACGTCCGCGGACTGCTAGGCAAGGAATTCCCGACGTCGAACGGTCCCGTCCGTCCCTCAACGTCCGCTGAGCTTGCCTCGCTGATCCTCGACGAGGTTGAGGTCGCGGTTGTTCCGGGCGAGGCCTTCGGCCCCTCCGGTTTCGTGCGCCTCTCTTACGCCCTGGGCGACGACGACCTCGCCGAAGGCGTCCGACGCCTCCAGGAATTCCTCGGCCAGGCCAAGTAG